The following coding sequences are from one Myxococcota bacterium window:
- a CDS encoding acetyl-CoA acetyltransferase, giving the protein MASRGIKDRVAIVGMGCTPFGEHWDKGAEDLLVDAATDAYKSAGVTPENVDAYWLGTMGSGVSGLMLSEALKLDYKPVTRLENMCATGSEAMRNAAYAVASGAYDLVMAIGVEKLKDSGYSGLTGSRPPSDGTDSSMTAPATFSLLAPAYAKKYGVDEATLKQVLARIAWKNHKNGAKNPKAQFRKEVSLEKICASPSVAGMLGVFDCSGVSDGSAAALLCRAEDAHKYTQHPIYLKALSFAAGPAEGYFSQDYDFTTFPEVVASSTDAYKQAGVTNP; this is encoded by the coding sequence ATGGCTAGCAGAGGCATCAAGGACCGGGTCGCGATCGTGGGCATGGGCTGCACGCCGTTCGGCGAGCACTGGGACAAGGGCGCGGAGGACCTGTTGGTCGACGCCGCGACCGACGCCTACAAGTCGGCCGGAGTCACGCCCGAGAACGTCGACGCGTACTGGCTCGGCACCATGGGCAGCGGAGTCTCGGGGCTCATGCTCTCCGAGGCGCTGAAGCTCGACTACAAGCCGGTGACTCGCCTCGAGAACATGTGCGCGACCGGCTCCGAAGCCATGCGCAACGCCGCCTACGCCGTGGCCAGCGGCGCCTACGACCTGGTGATGGCGATCGGCGTCGAGAAGCTCAAGGACTCGGGCTACTCCGGACTCACGGGCTCGCGCCCGCCCTCCGACGGCACCGACTCCTCGATGACCGCGCCCGCGACCTTCTCGCTGCTCGCGCCCGCCTACGCCAAGAAGTACGGGGTCGACGAGGCCACGCTGAAGCAGGTGCTCGCGCGCATCGCCTGGAAGAACCACAAGAACGGCGCGAAGAACCCCAAGGCGCAGTTCCGCAAGGAAGTGTCGCTCGAGAAGATCTGCGCTTCTCCGTCGGTGGCGGGCATGCTGGGCGTGTTCGACTGCTCGGGCGTGTCCGACGGCTCGGCGGCGGCGCTGCTGTGCCGCGCCGAGGACGCGCACAAGTACACCCAGCACCCGATCTACCTGAAGGCGCTGTCGTTCGCGGCCGGCCCGGCCGAGGGCTACTTCAGCCAGGACTACGACTTCACGACCTTCCCCGAAGTCGTGGCCAGCTCGACCGACGCCTACAAGCAGGCGGGAGTCACCAACCCG